The following proteins are co-located in the Labrys monachus genome:
- a CDS encoding SCO family protein — protein sequence MPSFTRREWLAAAGGVLAIAMAGVWHFWPQEAAPAGPVGGPFALVDDDGLPFTFRDLLGKPSLVYFGFTRCPDICPTTLFQLSEVLSRLGPDADRINALFITVDPDRDTPAQMKSYLAAFDPHLRGLTGDRAHLAVAWEVYGVSAMVVPTTSDNYNMNHTSTVFVLDRNARFATSFDMHEAPDDAVALVRDVLASRR from the coding sequence GTGCCCTCATTCACACGCAGGGAGTGGCTCGCGGCCGCCGGGGGCGTCCTCGCCATAGCGATGGCTGGCGTCTGGCATTTCTGGCCGCAGGAAGCCGCGCCGGCGGGGCCGGTCGGCGGCCCGTTCGCACTGGTCGACGATGACGGCCTGCCCTTCACGTTCCGCGACCTGCTCGGCAAGCCGAGCCTGGTCTATTTCGGCTTCACCCGCTGCCCCGACATCTGCCCGACGACATTGTTCCAGCTGTCCGAGGTTCTGAGCCGGCTCGGCCCGGACGCGGACCGGATCAATGCCCTGTTCATCACCGTCGACCCCGATCGCGACACGCCGGCACAGATGAAATCCTATCTCGCCGCCTTCGACCCGCATCTGCGCGGATTGACCGGCGACCGGGCGCATCTCGCCGTCGCCTGGGAGGTCTACGGCGTGAGCGCCATGGTCGTGCCGACGACCAGCGACAACTACAACATGAATCATACCAGCACCGTCTTCGTGCTCGACCGCAACGCGCGGTTCGCGACGAGCTTCGACATGCACGAAGCGCCCGACGACGCGGTGGCCCTGGTGCGGGACGTATTGGCGTCACGCCGTTGA
- a CDS encoding transporter substrate-binding domain-containing protein gives MHAGGRAGRPSPRRTAGRRLAVLAAAVAWLALQGPPAPAADLAATGPYGLWDPHRRPEKPDLRTIRQIRFLTEDDFPPFDFQGSSGALEGFNVDIARAICHQLQVSCTIQARRWDTIVAALEAGQADVIAASLVPTAQARARLQFSMPYYVRPARFVMRGAAASPTLTAAGLAGRRLGVVAGTAHEAYARAYFARASLVPYASEEALRAALQQGAVGLAFGDGIGLSLWLNGSSSAGCCVFAGSPYLDSHFFGDGIGMALRRDDTALRQAIDFALFQIWEQGVYADLIRRWFPVDPFAQRP, from the coding sequence ATGCACGCCGGCGGCCGGGCGGGGCGCCCTTCTCCCCGCAGGACTGCCGGACGCCGGCTCGCGGTGCTCGCGGCCGCCGTGGCCTGGCTCGCGCTGCAGGGCCCGCCCGCCCCTGCCGCCGACCTCGCGGCCACCGGCCCCTACGGGTTGTGGGATCCGCACCGGCGACCGGAAAAGCCGGATCTCAGGACGATCCGCCAGATCCGCTTCCTGACGGAGGACGATTTTCCGCCCTTCGATTTCCAGGGGTCCAGCGGCGCGCTCGAAGGCTTCAACGTCGATATCGCGCGGGCGATATGCCATCAGCTGCAGGTTTCCTGCACCATCCAGGCCCGGCGCTGGGATACGATCGTCGCCGCCCTGGAAGCCGGCCAGGCCGACGTCATCGCAGCCTCGCTGGTCCCGACGGCGCAGGCGCGCGCGCGGCTGCAATTCTCCATGCCCTATTATGTCAGGCCCGCCCGTTTCGTCATGCGCGGCGCCGCAGCCTCGCCGACCCTGACGGCGGCAGGCCTGGCGGGACGCCGCCTCGGCGTCGTGGCGGGCACCGCGCACGAGGCCTATGCCAGGGCCTATTTCGCCCGGGCCAGCCTGGTGCCGTATGCGTCGGAGGAAGCGCTGCGGGCGGCGCTGCAGCAAGGCGCCGTCGGTCTCGCCTTCGGCGACGGCATCGGCCTGTCGCTGTGGCTCAACGGGTCGAGCTCGGCCGGGTGCTGCGTCTTCGCCGGCTCGCCCTATCTCGACAGCCACTTCTTCGGCGACGGCATCGGCATGGCCCTGCGCCGGGACGACACCGCCCTGCGCCAGGCCATCGATTTCGCGCTCTTCCAGATCTGGGAACAAGGCGTCTATGCCGACCTCATACGCCGCTGGTTTCCGGTCGATCCCTTCGCCCAGCGCCCGTGA
- a CDS encoding GcrA family cell cycle regulator gives MHWTDERVELLKKLWSEGLSASAIATELGGVTRNAVIGKVHRLGLSGRAKTPAPAPQRRAKPTRTPSHPLRPQAPTPVIRGNTALAPQLTPLAAVEEQAEPKLRPVEDVVVPMSERVTIMELREHMCRWPLGDPGREDFRFCGSRVGVQGPYCSHHAAIAYQPIMDRRRDRDKERRLARA, from the coding sequence ATGCACTGGACAGACGAGCGGGTAGAACTTCTGAAGAAACTGTGGTCAGAAGGTCTTTCTGCTAGCGCCATTGCCACAGAACTTGGCGGTGTCACGCGCAATGCCGTCATCGGCAAGGTCCACCGGCTCGGCCTGTCGGGCCGCGCCAAGACTCCGGCGCCGGCGCCGCAGCGTCGCGCCAAGCCGACGAGGACTCCTTCGCATCCGCTGCGCCCGCAGGCGCCTACCCCAGTCATACGCGGCAATACGGCACTCGCCCCGCAGCTAACGCCGCTCGCCGCAGTCGAAGAACAGGCGGAACCTAAATTGCGTCCGGTAGAAGATGTCGTTGTTCCCATGTCAGAGCGCGTGACCATCATGGAATTGCGCGAGCATATGTGCCGCTGGCCGCTCGGCGATCCGGGCCGCGAGGATTTCCGCTTCTGCGGCAGCCGCGTCGGCGTGCAGGGCCCCTACTGCAGCCATCACGCTGCGATCGCCTACCAGCCGATCATGGATCGCCGCCGCGATCGCGACAAGGAGCGCCGCCTCGCGCGAGCCTGA